GCAGGTGAAGCTAGAAGAGTTTATCCACTTCTACAACCACAACCGAACCCATCTTGCCCTCAACAAAGAAACACCCATCCCCTCACCAATCCTCCGCAAACCGCGAGATGGAAACTGCCACCTGGAATCCACTCCGGTGTTAGGTGGTTTCTACCACACCTACTCCTGGAAACAAGCGCTTAAGAGAGACTAATCTCTTTTACACTTCGATTTTCTCTCATTGTTTGCAACCTTTGCCTAAGAATCTTTTCTATACAAGAGAAGGATTCCTTATGCCCTAGCGATCAACGGAACACGAATTTTTGGAGCAATGTCTTTGGCTTGACTAGAAATCGATGACTTCCGTTTGTTTTTTGTCTTCAAAATTGTTCCCGTTTGCATCCAGCATCTAACTTAACGAACATTTTGTTCGCTATTATAGTTTTGGCGAGGCTCAGGATCAAAAAAATAAAATTACTCTATTCTGGAAAGTTCATGACGCAAATCCTTTTCGAAATCATCCATGTTTGGTATAACACCTTTATCTGATGGTGTATAAAATACTCCTATTAAAGTTTTTCGCTCTTTGAGACTTGGAAGTAAATCATCAAACAATGAATCCAGCTCTATTTTCTTAGGCTTAAACTCTAACCATTCATTTTTCGTACATATAGATGAATATTCATAAGCAGGCCATAATGGAAAAACATGCTGTCCATCATCTGTTCCTGCTAAAGCCCAACCTGCATTGTATAAACCCCACACGCATCTTTGATCAGCTGCGACTTTAATAAAATGCTCATAGCGTTTTGGGCCAGGTAGAGACGTAATAATATCGATTTGTTTTTGAGTT
The genomic region above belongs to Leptospira montravelensis and contains:
- a CDS encoding DUF2750 domain-containing protein; this encodes MKITQKQIDIITSLPGPKRYEHFIKVAADQRCVWGLYNAGWALAGTDDGQHVFPLWPAYEYSSICTKNEWLEFKPKKIELDSLFDDLLPSLKERKTLIGVFYTPSDKGVIPNMDDFEKDLRHELSRIE